In Candidatus Hydrogenedentota bacterium, the genomic stretch GGAGCACGGTCACGTCGCAGCCGTGCTCGCGCAACACGCGCAGGATGTTCTGCTTGATCCCGTAGTCCATGGCCACGACGCGGAACCGGGGCCGGTCGGGGTCTTCCCAGTCGTACGCGTCGTCGACCGAGACTTCTTTCACGTAGTCGCTGCCGGCCATGTCGGGCACGGCGCGCGCTTTCGCCACCAAGCTGTCGTGGTTGAAGTCGGTCGTGCTGATGACGGCCTTCTTGTTGCCTTCGCTGCGCAGAATGGTCGTGACCTTGCGCGTGTCCACGCCCTCAATGGCGACGATGCCGTTCTCCAGCAGGTAGCCGGGCAGGCTCATCGTGGCGCGCCAGTTGCTCGGCTCCTTGCAGCACTCGCGCATGACGAATCCGGCCACGAACGGCCGGCGCGACTCGACGTCGGCGGGGTTGACCCCGTAATTCCCGATGTGCGGGCAGGTCATCGTCACGATCTGCCCCGCATAGGACGGGTCGGTGAGAATTTCCTGGTAGCCGGTCATGCTCGTGTTAAACACGAGTTCGCCGCCCGTCTCGCCTGGCGCGCCTGCGGCCAAGCCCTCGAAAACCGCCCCGTTTTCCAATACCAGAATCGCTTTCACACGCGTTCTCCAGTGCGTTCCTCCGCAAAATCCGGCGGATTCTAGCAGAAAGCCCGGCCCATTTTCAGGCCTGCGTCCCTATC encodes the following:
- the carA gene encoding glutamine-hydrolyzing carbamoyl-phosphate synthase small subunit translates to MKAILVLENGAVFEGLAAGAPGETGGELVFNTSMTGYQEILTDPSYAGQIVTMTCPHIGNYGVNPADVESRRPFVAGFVMRECCKEPSNWRATMSLPGYLLENGIVAIEGVDTRKVTTILRSEGNKKAVISTTDFNHDSLVAKARAVPDMAGSDYVKEVSVDDAYDWEDPDRPRFRVVAMDYGIKQNILRVLREHGCDVTVLPATASPDEVMAVQPDGVFLSNGPGDPAALPYIYPTVQRLLEKRVPIFGICLGHQILAHALGGNTYKLKFGHRGANQPVLCHDTGRVEITSQNHGFAVDPDSLDPAKVRITHTHLNDRTVSGLEHKELPAFSVQYHPEASPGPHDSRYLFNRFVAMMEESRKQAGTK